From the genome of Pseudomonas sp. Teo4, one region includes:
- a CDS encoding aminotransferase class V-fold PLP-dependent enzyme: MSDRRTFLKHASLLAVALPLGGGLGQALAAPAKPPVQGDRWTQLRQLFNQDPDYLHLSNFLITSHPKPVQEAIDRYRASVDRNPGLVMDWDRQEPWQHEARVREWAGKYLQARPGQIALTGSTTEGLAIVYGGLHVRPDQEVLTTIHEHSAAEAVLDFRTQRQGTQVRRIRLFKDPAKVSTDEIVGNIDHSIRPNTRVLGMTWVQSGSGVKLPLAEIGAVVDRHNRNRAEADRILYVVDGVHGFGVEDLSFPQMNCDYFIAGTHKWMFGPRGTGIICARSEQLKDITPLIPTFSQDSDFATSLTPGGYHAFEHRWALDEAFKLHLQLGKADVQSRIHQLNSYLKQRLGEHRQVELVTPLAPEHSAGFTFFRVKDRDSDKVAAALLRQKAIVDAVYRDVGPVIRSAPGLLNDEAQIDRFMTLLSAQL, translated from the coding sequence ATGAGCGACCGCCGCACCTTTCTCAAACACGCCAGCCTGCTCGCCGTCGCCCTGCCCTTGGGCGGCGGCCTCGGCCAGGCTCTGGCCGCCCCTGCCAAGCCGCCGGTGCAGGGTGACCGCTGGACGCAACTGCGCCAGCTGTTCAACCAAGACCCGGACTACCTGCACCTTTCCAACTTCCTGATCACCTCGCACCCCAAACCTGTGCAGGAGGCCATCGACCGCTACCGTGCCAGCGTCGACCGCAACCCTGGCCTGGTGATGGACTGGGACCGCCAGGAGCCGTGGCAGCACGAAGCCCGTGTACGTGAATGGGCCGGCAAATACCTGCAGGCGCGCCCCGGCCAGATCGCCCTGACCGGCAGCACCACCGAAGGCCTGGCAATCGTCTATGGCGGGCTGCACGTGCGCCCGGACCAGGAAGTCCTGACCACCATCCACGAGCATTCCGCCGCCGAAGCGGTGCTCGACTTCCGCACCCAGCGCCAGGGCACCCAGGTGCGCCGGATCCGCCTGTTCAAGGACCCAGCCAAGGTCAGCACCGACGAGATCGTCGGCAACATCGACCACAGCATCCGACCCAACACCCGGGTGCTGGGCATGACCTGGGTACAGTCGGGCAGCGGCGTGAAGCTGCCCCTTGCAGAGATCGGCGCGGTGGTCGACCGACACAACCGCAACCGCGCCGAGGCCGACCGCATCCTTTATGTCGTCGACGGCGTGCATGGTTTTGGCGTGGAAGACCTGAGCTTCCCGCAGATGAACTGCGACTACTTCATCGCCGGCACCCACAAATGGATGTTCGGCCCGCGTGGCACCGGCATCATCTGCGCACGCAGCGAGCAGCTCAAGGACATCACGCCGCTGATCCCGACCTTCTCCCAGGACAGCGATTTCGCCACCAGCCTCACCCCCGGCGGCTACCACGCCTTCGAGCACCGCTGGGCACTGGACGAAGCCTTCAAGCTGCACCTGCAATTGGGCAAGGCCGACGTCCAAAGCCGCATTCACCAGCTCAACAGCTACCTCAAGCAGCGCCTGGGCGAACACCGCCAGGTCGAACTGGTGACTCCGCTGGCCCCGGAGCACAGCGCCGGCTTCACCTTCTTCCGGGTCAAGGACCGCGACAGCGACAAGGTTGCCGCCGCCCTGCTGCGGCAGAAGGCGATTGTCGATGCGGTGTACCGCGACGTCGGCCCGGTGATCCGCTCCGCGCCCGGCCTGCTCAACGACGAAGCACAGATCGACCGTTTCATGACCCTGCTCAGCGCCCAGCTGTGA
- a CDS encoding formylglycine-generating enzyme family protein: MSPEPHVRHRALCALAPLALLALLTASASAQAATPKPGTVFKDCEKGCPEMVVLPTGSFMMGTPDDEVGRQADEGPLHKVTFDKPFAISRFQVTFDEWDAFIKATGYKMPSGDDRPGRLCQAGTATQGGRPTYGGNLKVTGKHPAVCMNLNEVQDYVAWLSKKTGKQYRLTSESVREYAARAGSTGPFPFPFDEGKEYSIAKHANTYGPADGYSYTAPVGSFPANAFGVYDMHGNIYEWTADCKHDNYVGAPTDGSPWLEKDCKFQSIRGNDYGEAPVFSRSGNRNDLYPNERGDWIGFRVVRDL; encoded by the coding sequence ATGAGCCCTGAACCGCACGTTCGCCACCGCGCCCTTTGCGCACTCGCACCGCTGGCCCTGCTGGCCCTGCTCACGGCCAGCGCCTCGGCGCAGGCCGCCACGCCCAAGCCCGGCACAGTCTTCAAGGACTGCGAAAAGGGCTGCCCGGAAATGGTGGTGCTGCCCACCGGCTCGTTCATGATGGGCACTCCCGATGACGAAGTGGGCCGCCAGGCCGATGAAGGTCCGCTGCACAAGGTCACCTTCGACAAACCGTTCGCCATCAGCCGCTTCCAGGTCACCTTCGACGAATGGGATGCCTTCATCAAGGCCACTGGCTACAAGATGCCCAGTGGCGACGACCGCCCGGGCCGCCTGTGCCAGGCCGGCACCGCCACCCAGGGTGGACGCCCCACCTACGGCGGCAACCTGAAGGTGACCGGCAAGCACCCGGCCGTGTGCATGAACCTCAATGAAGTGCAGGACTATGTGGCCTGGCTGTCGAAGAAAACCGGCAAGCAATACCGCCTGACCAGCGAATCGGTGCGCGAGTATGCGGCCCGCGCTGGCAGCACCGGCCCATTCCCCTTCCCGTTCGATGAAGGCAAGGAATACAGCATCGCCAAGCATGCCAACACCTACGGCCCGGCCGATGGCTACAGCTACACAGCGCCAGTCGGCAGCTTCCCGGCCAATGCCTTCGGTGTGTACGACATGCACGGCAACATCTACGAGTGGACCGCCGACTGCAAGCACGACAACTATGTCGGCGCGCCGACCGACGGCAGCCCGTGGCTGGAGAAGGACTGCAAGTTCCAGAGCATTCGCGGCAACGACTACGGCGAAGCGCCGGTGTTCTCCCGCTCCGGCAACCGCAACGACCTCTACCCCAACGAGCGCGGCGACTGGATCGGGTTTCGTGTAGTGCGCGATCTCTGA
- the pvdM gene encoding pyoverdine-tailoring dipeptidase-like protein PvdM: MTRPRWKKTLYIGVPLALLLGAGGYLAWNQWLSPAPHYPREVVKQADELQERLISFDSHITLPLDFGTHGQEADKDGDGQFDLAKAAKGRLSGAALTIFGWPEIWNGANAPHRPTAGFLDEARNQQEVRYKIISGLVRDFPNQVGIAYTPEDFRRLHGEGKFAIFISMLNAYPLGNDLNLLDTWAARGMRMFGFSYIGNNDWADSSRPLPFFNDSPDALGGLSPIGKQAVQRLNDLGVIIDVSQMSTQALEQVSALTRAPIVASHSAPRAMVDIPRNLSDRELQLIKNSGGVVQIVGFSGYLRPLTQKTQDKLNALRAKFDLPPLPNLAMALMPGDPIIAAWPEQRFGSYASQLYAILDEEPKASLKDLGDAIDYTVRKIGIDHVGIASDFNEGGGVQGWDDVSQVRNVTAELIQRGYSEADIAKLWGGNFLRVWAQVEKAASPSLSSTR, encoded by the coding sequence ATGACAAGACCTCGCTGGAAGAAAACCTTGTACATCGGCGTGCCCCTGGCCCTGCTGCTCGGCGCCGGCGGCTACCTGGCCTGGAACCAGTGGCTGAGCCCTGCGCCCCACTATCCGCGCGAAGTGGTCAAGCAGGCCGATGAGCTGCAAGAGCGGCTGATTTCCTTCGACAGCCACATCACCCTGCCGCTGGACTTCGGCACCCACGGCCAGGAAGCCGACAAGGATGGCGACGGCCAGTTCGACCTGGCCAAGGCGGCCAAAGGGCGGTTGTCGGGCGCTGCGCTGACCATCTTCGGCTGGCCGGAAATCTGGAACGGCGCCAACGCGCCGCACCGCCCGACCGCAGGCTTTCTCGACGAAGCCCGCAACCAGCAAGAGGTACGTTACAAGATCATTTCCGGCCTGGTGCGCGATTTCCCCAACCAGGTCGGTATCGCCTACACCCCCGAAGACTTCCGCCGCCTGCACGGTGAAGGCAAGTTCGCCATCTTCATCAGCATGCTCAACGCCTACCCCCTGGGCAATGACCTGAACCTGCTAGACACCTGGGCGGCACGCGGCATGCGCATGTTCGGCTTCAGCTACATCGGCAACAACGACTGGGCCGATTCGTCGCGCCCGCTGCCGTTCTTCAATGACTCGCCCGACGCCCTGGGCGGCCTCTCGCCCATTGGCAAGCAGGCGGTGCAACGGCTCAACGACCTGGGGGTGATCATCGATGTCTCGCAGATGTCCACCCAGGCCCTGGAGCAGGTCAGCGCCCTGACCCGCGCGCCCATCGTCGCCTCGCACTCCGCGCCACGGGCCATGGTCGACATCCCGCGCAACCTCAGCGACCGCGAGTTGCAGCTGATCAAGAACAGCGGCGGCGTGGTACAGATCGTCGGCTTCTCCGGCTACCTGCGCCCACTGACGCAAAAGACCCAGGACAAACTCAACGCCCTGCGCGCCAAGTTCGACCTGCCACCGCTGCCCAACCTGGCCATGGCCCTGATGCCCGGCGACCCGATCATCGCCGCCTGGCCCGAGCAGCGCTTCGGCAGCTACGCCAGCCAGCTCTACGCCATTCTCGATGAAGAACCCAAGGCCAGCCTGAAAGACCTGGGCGATGCCATCGACTACACCGTGCGCAAGATCGGCATCGACCACGTCGGCATTGCCTCGGACTTCAACGAAGGCGGCGGCGTGCAAGGCTGGGACGATGTCAGCCAAGTGCGCAACGTCACCGCCGAGCTGATCCAGCGCGGCTATTCCGAGGCCGATATCGCCAAGCTGTGGGGCGGCAACTTCCTGCGTGTCTGGGCCCAGGTGGAAAAGGCCGCCAGCCCTTCCCTTTCCTCTACCCGGTAA
- a CDS encoding efflux transporter outer membrane subunit: MTLPSRISLLTLSLCLAACSTTPPPPDSGITPPSAWQGDTGAAGLALPQAQWWKAFASPELDRLVERARLNSYDLAAATARVRQAQARAVIAGAPLLPELSFGLEGSRQHLLRGDGSDQLDVSSSERTSTSFGTQLSATYEIDFWGGLRAARDSGQYGLDASRFDRQTVELTLVSAVADSYLQGLALDEQLRIARLNLRNARDVLGLVEARQRSGSATRLELAQQRSLVAAQERQLPLLEQRRQDNRVTLATLLGDPVQNLPSSDERIDAVQWPAIGSGVPSELLTRRPDIATAEARLAAASANVQVARAAMLPKLTLGAEFGSGARTLPQVFDSPYYTLTSGLVAPIFNNGRLRAARDLAKAEQEELLQTYRSSILAGFADVEKALNAINGVDRQRQWQDEEVQQARLAFDLAQQRYGAGAETLLTVLETQRTLYEAQDQQAQLRLARLQGSVALYKALGGGWQVGQ, encoded by the coding sequence ATGACATTGCCAAGCCGCATCAGCCTGCTGACCCTGAGCCTCTGCCTCGCCGCCTGCAGCACGACACCGCCGCCACCCGACAGCGGTATCACGCCACCGAGCGCCTGGCAGGGAGATACCGGCGCCGCCGGACTCGCCCTGCCCCAGGCGCAATGGTGGAAGGCCTTCGCCAGCCCTGAGCTGGACCGCCTGGTCGAACGTGCCCGCCTCAACAGCTACGACCTGGCCGCTGCCACCGCGCGAGTACGCCAGGCCCAGGCCCGTGCCGTGATCGCCGGGGCACCGCTGCTGCCGGAGCTGAGTTTCGGGCTTGAAGGCAGCCGCCAACACCTGCTGCGTGGCGACGGCAGCGACCAGCTCGATGTCAGCAGCAGCGAACGCACCAGCACCTCGTTCGGCACCCAGCTGAGCGCGACCTACGAGATCGACTTCTGGGGCGGACTGCGCGCTGCACGCGACAGCGGCCAGTACGGCCTGGACGCCAGCCGCTTCGACCGCCAGACGGTGGAGCTGACCCTGGTCAGCGCCGTGGCCGACAGTTACCTGCAAGGGCTGGCGCTGGATGAACAGCTGCGCATTGCCCGCCTCAACCTGCGCAATGCCCGCGACGTGCTGGGCCTGGTCGAGGCACGCCAGCGCTCCGGCTCGGCCACCCGCCTGGAGCTGGCCCAACAACGCAGTCTGGTGGCCGCCCAGGAACGCCAGCTGCCGCTGCTGGAGCAACGCCGCCAGGACAACCGCGTCACCCTGGCCACCTTGCTCGGCGACCCGGTGCAGAACCTGCCAAGCAGCGACGAACGCATCGACGCCGTGCAGTGGCCGGCGATTGGCAGCGGCGTACCCAGCGAACTGCTTACCCGCCGCCCCGACATCGCCACCGCCGAAGCGCGCCTGGCAGCGGCCAGTGCCAACGTGCAGGTGGCCAGGGCCGCCATGCTGCCCAAGCTGACCCTTGGCGCCGAGTTCGGTTCGGGGGCACGCACCCTGCCCCAGGTGTTCGACAGCCCCTACTACACGCTTACCTCCGGGCTGGTCGCGCCCATCTTCAACAACGGCCGTCTGCGCGCCGCGCGTGATCTGGCCAAGGCCGAACAGGAAGAACTGCTACAGACCTACCGCAGCAGCATCCTGGCCGGATTCGCCGATGTCGAGAAAGCGCTCAACGCCATCAACGGCGTCGACCGCCAACGGCAGTGGCAGGATGAGGAAGTGCAGCAGGCGCGTCTGGCTTTCGACCTCGCCCAACAGCGTTATGGTGCCGGGGCCGAGACACTGCTGACGGTACTGGAAACCCAGCGCACGCTGTATGAGGCGCAGGATCAGCAAGCCCAGTTGCGATTGGCACGGCTGCAGGGAAGCGTGGCGCTGTACAAGGCGCTGGGGGGTGGCTGGCAGGTGGGGCAGTGA
- a CDS encoding cyclic peptide export ABC transporter — protein MTQPPRGALSELFALLRPFWPIVALSIVLGMVGGLSVTALLASINTALHSDGNITSTAIAAFAGLCLLALACSISSDIGTNYVGQNIIAKLRKELGEKTLAAPIEQIERYRSHRLIPVLTHDVDTISDFAFAFAPLAISMTVTLGCLGYLAMLSWQMFLLMVVAIAIGSVAQFVAQASGGRGFAAAREAEDTLQKNYSAIAEGAKELRIHRPRRNRMFSQGVQATADFICKTQIKAINTFVVAKTFGSMLFFVVIGMALVLQSLWPSNDKTVMSGFVLVLLYMKGPLEHLIGTLPIVSRAKVAFARIAQLSEQFSSPEPHLLLDAKASKPEPVHSLELVNVGYAFPPVEGSEPFRLGPVNLRIEQGDIIFIVGENGCGKTTLIKLLLGLYAPHQGEIRLNGKAIDPSNRDEYRQLFTTIFADYYLFDDVVEGDLHIPDDANRYLQRLEIGHKVSVRDGSFTTTDLSTGQRKRLALINAWLEERPVLVFDEWAADQDPTFRRIFYTELLPDLKRLGKTIIVISHDDRYFDVADQLVRMNSGKVSSSPVPA, from the coding sequence ATGACTCAGCCACCCCGCGGCGCCCTCAGCGAATTGTTCGCCCTGCTCAGACCCTTCTGGCCCATCGTCGCCCTCTCCATCGTCCTGGGCATGGTCGGCGGCCTCAGCGTCACCGCCCTGCTCGCCAGCATCAACACCGCCCTGCACAGTGACGGCAACATCACCAGCACCGCCATCGCCGCCTTCGCCGGCCTGTGCCTGCTGGCCCTGGCCTGCTCGATCAGCTCCGACATCGGTACCAACTACGTCGGCCAGAACATCATCGCCAAACTGCGCAAGGAACTGGGCGAGAAAACCCTCGCCGCCCCCATCGAGCAGATCGAACGCTACCGCAGCCACCGCCTGATCCCGGTGCTGACCCACGACGTCGACACCATCAGCGACTTCGCCTTCGCTTTCGCCCCGCTGGCCATCTCGATGACCGTCACCCTCGGCTGCCTGGGCTACCTGGCCATGCTGTCGTGGCAGATGTTCCTGCTGATGGTGGTGGCCATCGCCATCGGCAGCGTCGCCCAGTTCGTCGCCCAGGCCAGCGGCGGCCGTGGCTTCGCCGCCGCGCGTGAAGCCGAAGACACCCTGCAGAAGAACTACAGCGCCATCGCCGAAGGCGCCAAGGAACTGCGCATCCACCGCCCGCGCCGCAACCGCATGTTCAGCCAGGGCGTGCAGGCCACCGCCGACTTCATCTGCAAGACCCAGATCAAGGCCATCAACACCTTCGTGGTGGCCAAGACCTTCGGCTCGATGCTGTTCTTCGTGGTCATCGGCATGGCCCTGGTGCTGCAGTCGCTGTGGCCGAGCAACGACAAGACCGTGATGAGCGGCTTCGTGCTGGTGCTGCTGTACATGAAAGGCCCGCTGGAACACCTGATCGGCACCCTGCCCATCGTCAGCCGCGCCAAGGTCGCCTTCGCCCGCATCGCCCAGCTGTCCGAACAGTTCTCCTCGCCCGAACCGCACCTGCTGCTCGACGCCAAGGCCAGCAAGCCCGAGCCGGTGCACAGCCTGGAGCTGGTGAACGTGGGTTACGCCTTCCCGCCGGTCGAAGGCAGCGAGCCGTTCCGCCTGGGCCCGGTCAACCTGCGCATCGAACAGGGCGACATCATCTTCATCGTCGGCGAAAACGGCTGCGGCAAGACCACCCTGATCAAACTGCTGCTGGGCCTGTACGCCCCGCACCAGGGTGAGATCCGCCTCAACGGCAAGGCCATCGACCCCAGCAACCGCGACGAATACCGCCAGTTGTTCACCACCATCTTCGCCGACTACTACCTGTTCGACGACGTGGTCGAAGGCGACTTGCACATCCCCGACGACGCCAACCGCTACCTGCAACGCCTGGAAATCGGCCACAAGGTCAGCGTGCGCGACGGCAGCTTCACCACCACCGACCTGTCGACCGGCCAGCGCAAGCGCCTGGCCCTGATCAACGCCTGGCTCGAAGAGCGCCCGGTGCTGGTCTTCGACGAGTGGGCGGCGGACCAGGACCCGACCTTCCGCCGCATCTTCTACACCGAGCTGCTGCCCGACCTGAAACGGCTGGGCAAGACCATCATCGTCATCTCCCACGACGACCGCTACTTCGATGTGGCGGACCAGTTGGTGAGGATGAACAGCGGCAAAGTGAGCTCATCCCCCGTACCGGCCTGA
- a CDS encoding MacB family efflux pump subunit: MSIPLIELCDIRKVYGGIDTPKVEVLRGISLSIHPGEFVAIVGASGSGKSTLMNILGCLDRPSSGSYRFAGKDVAELDSDELAWLRREAFGFVFQGYHLIPSGSAQENVEMPAIYAGTPADERHARAAALLDRLGLASRTGNRPHQLSGGQQQRVSIARALMNGGHIILADEPTGALDSHSGAEVMALLDELASQGHVIILITHDREVAARAHRVIEIRDGLMVSDSADTQPPANLHQGLQAEDLRQRLDRGATQRGAWKGELLEALQAAWRVMWINRFRTALTLLGIVIGVASVVVMLAVGEGSKRQVMAQMAAFGSNILYLNGRHATLREPAGVVTLDDVAAIAELPQVTRIMPVIGNDVMVRHGNNNQEFYVGGNNIEFPHILNWPVVQGSFFSDSDERTGAAVAVIGQKVRDKLLEPGSDPIGQYLLLGNVPFQIVGVLAEKGASSGDQNSDERIVVPYSAASIRLFGTQDPEYVIIAARDSARVAETEAAIDHLMRQRHQGKQDFELTNDAALIQAEARTQNSLSLMLGAIAAISLLVGGIGVMNIMLMTVRERTREIGIRMATGARQRDILRQFLSEAVMLSMVGGLTGIALALGIGAGLMLGGVAVAFALPAILGAFACAVVTGIVFGFMPARKAARLDPVKALTSE, encoded by the coding sequence ATGTCCATCCCCCTGATCGAGCTTTGCGACATCCGCAAGGTCTATGGCGGTATCGACACGCCCAAGGTCGAAGTGCTGCGCGGCATCAGCCTGAGCATACACCCCGGCGAATTCGTCGCCATCGTCGGCGCCTCGGGTTCCGGCAAGTCGACCCTGATGAACATCCTCGGCTGCCTTGATCGCCCCTCCTCCGGCAGCTACCGCTTCGCCGGCAAGGACGTGGCCGAACTGGACAGCGACGAGCTGGCCTGGCTGCGCCGCGAAGCCTTCGGTTTCGTGTTCCAGGGCTACCACCTGATTCCCTCGGGCTCGGCCCAGGAAAACGTCGAGATGCCCGCCATCTACGCTGGCACACCGGCCGACGAGCGCCACGCCCGCGCCGCCGCATTGCTCGATCGCCTGGGCCTGGCCAGCCGCACCGGCAACCGCCCGCACCAGCTGTCCGGCGGCCAGCAGCAACGGGTATCCATCGCCCGTGCCCTGATGAACGGCGGCCACATCATCCTTGCCGACGAACCCACCGGCGCCCTCGACAGCCATAGCGGCGCCGAGGTCATGGCCCTGCTCGACGAGCTGGCCAGCCAGGGCCATGTGATCATTCTCATCACCCACGACCGCGAAGTCGCAGCCCGGGCGCATCGGGTCATCGAAATTCGCGATGGCCTGATGGTCAGCGACTCGGCCGATACCCAACCACCGGCCAACCTGCACCAGGGCCTGCAGGCCGAAGACCTGCGCCAGCGCCTGGACCGAGGCGCCACCCAGCGCGGTGCCTGGAAGGGCGAGTTGCTGGAGGCCTTGCAGGCAGCCTGGCGGGTCATGTGGATCAACCGCTTCCGCACCGCCCTGACCCTGCTCGGCATCGTCATCGGCGTGGCCTCGGTGGTGGTGATGCTGGCGGTCGGCGAAGGCAGCAAACGCCAGGTCATGGCGCAGATGGCCGCGTTCGGCTCGAACATCCTCTACCTCAATGGCCGCCACGCCACCCTGCGCGAGCCGGCTGGCGTGGTCACGCTGGACGATGTCGCGGCCATTGCCGAACTGCCCCAGGTCACCCGGATCATGCCGGTGATCGGCAACGACGTGATGGTGCGACACGGCAACAACAACCAGGAATTCTACGTGGGCGGCAACAACATCGAGTTCCCCCACATTCTCAACTGGCCTGTGGTTCAAGGCAGCTTCTTCAGTGACAGCGACGAACGCACCGGCGCTGCCGTGGCCGTGATCGGCCAGAAAGTGCGCGACAAGCTGCTCGAACCCGGCAGCGACCCGATCGGCCAATACCTGCTGCTGGGCAACGTGCCTTTCCAGATCGTCGGCGTGCTCGCCGAAAAAGGCGCCAGCTCGGGCGACCAGAACAGTGACGAGCGCATCGTCGTGCCCTACTCGGCGGCGTCCATTCGCCTGTTCGGTACCCAGGACCCGGAGTACGTGATCATTGCCGCCCGCGACTCGGCCCGGGTGGCCGAGACTGAAGCCGCCATCGATCACCTGATGCGCCAGCGCCACCAGGGCAAGCAGGATTTCGAACTAACCAACGACGCCGCACTGATCCAGGCCGAGGCCCGCACCCAGAACAGCCTGTCGCTGATGCTCGGGGCGATCGCCGCCATTTCCCTGCTGGTCGGCGGCATCGGAGTGATGAACATCATGCTCATGACCGTACGCGAACGCACCCGTGAAATCGGCATCCGCATGGCCACCGGCGCCCGCCAGCGCGACATCCTGCGCCAGTTCCTCAGTGAGGCGGTGATGCTGTCGATGGTGGGAGGCCTCACCGGCATCGCCCTGGCCCTGGGCATCGGCGCCGGCCTGATGCTGGGCGGCGTGGCCGTGGCCTTCGCCCTGCCCGCCATCCTTGGCGCCTTCGCCTGCGCCGTGGTCACCGGCATCGTGTTCGGCTTCATGCCGGCTCGCAAGGCGGCCCGTCTCGACCCGGTCAAAGCCCTTACCAGCGAATAA
- a CDS encoding PvdJ/PvdD/PvdP-like protein, producing the protein MTISRRGFMAGVALVGAAVPAAYYAHRELTKEEFPITPGEASVELADTAGQRLGNRLRGIWTIRFEGADAGLAGLPAQELELFIDIAARGRGVRGCLDNAQRLRSEQAPRYQLIGDLVEAEPNRLYWRLKPEDGSHPGYEMAITFDEVWGEFGNAGSETLSGRISALDRPLALPLQDNRFVAIRQRVPEARQTIALEPPLLNWLISPEHRLFHQLWHASRDKWHNLPDEKRDALRGLGWQPGPRDRERDARGKLKDRNGSGEDFFFMHRHMLAAARALQPLPSWPSFPLPQPELERDRLGFARYFDNVDGCSVPPTWLAPGDDSFSEWVNGIKRAETFHGNFAVWESQYRDPRYLSRMTLGQLGSEMELGLHDWLHMRWASVPRDPSNGAPVPLARELDDFAPRWYAAENDFLGDPFSSHVHPVFWRFHGWIDDRLEDWFAAHERFHPGEVSRLQVNGVPWFAPGRWVDVADPWLGPDTHGCSTVPGVRPGKSVEMDVETMKLALRIIFGEDEGKLAGFMRQVPKRPWYARHLSLKGLLA; encoded by the coding sequence ATGACGATTTCTCGACGAGGGTTCATGGCCGGTGTGGCCTTGGTGGGCGCGGCGGTGCCGGCGGCCTATTACGCACACCGCGAGCTGACCAAGGAAGAGTTCCCGATAACCCCGGGGGAGGCCAGCGTGGAGCTTGCCGACACTGCGGGCCAGCGCCTGGGCAACCGCCTGCGTGGCATCTGGACCATCCGTTTCGAAGGCGCCGATGCCGGGCTTGCCGGGTTGCCGGCCCAGGAGCTGGAACTGTTCATCGACATTGCCGCGCGAGGGCGTGGCGTGCGCGGTTGCCTGGACAACGCCCAGCGCCTGCGCAGCGAACAGGCGCCGCGCTACCAGTTGATCGGTGACCTGGTCGAAGCCGAGCCCAATCGCCTGTACTGGCGTCTGAAGCCCGAGGATGGCAGTCATCCGGGCTACGAGATGGCGATCACCTTCGATGAAGTGTGGGGCGAGTTCGGCAATGCCGGCAGCGAGACCTTGAGCGGGCGTATTTCCGCGCTGGATCGGCCCTTGGCACTGCCGCTACAGGACAACCGCTTCGTCGCCATCCGCCAGCGCGTCCCCGAAGCACGTCAGACCATCGCCCTTGAGCCGCCGTTGCTGAACTGGCTGATTTCGCCGGAGCATCGCCTGTTCCACCAGCTGTGGCATGCCTCACGGGACAAGTGGCACAACCTGCCGGATGAAAAACGCGACGCCCTGCGCGGCCTGGGCTGGCAGCCAGGCCCCCGTGACCGGGAGCGCGATGCCCGGGGCAAGCTCAAGGACCGCAACGGCTCGGGCGAGGACTTCTTCTTCATGCATCGGCACATGCTGGCCGCAGCCCGTGCCCTGCAGCCGCTGCCATCCTGGCCGAGCTTCCCGTTGCCACAGCCGGAGCTCGAACGTGACCGCCTGGGGTTCGCCCGCTATTTCGATAACGTCGACGGCTGCTCGGTGCCACCGACCTGGTTGGCGCCGGGGGACGATTCGTTCAGCGAGTGGGTCAACGGTATCAAGCGGGCCGAGACGTTCCATGGCAACTTCGCGGTCTGGGAGTCGCAATACCGAGACCCGCGCTACCTGTCGCGGATGACCTTGGGGCAACTGGGTTCGGAGATGGAGCTGGGCCTGCACGACTGGCTGCACATGCGCTGGGCTTCGGTGCCGCGCGACCCCTCCAACGGCGCACCGGTGCCGTTGGCGCGCGAGCTGGACGACTTTGCGCCGCGTTGGTACGCGGCGGAAAACGATTTTCTGGGCGACCCATTCTCGTCCCACGTGCACCCGGTTTTCTGGCGTTTCCATGGTTGGATCGACGATCGTCTGGAGGACTGGTTCGCCGCCCATGAGCGTTTCCATCCTGGCGAGGTGAGCCGGCTGCAGGTCAACGGCGTGCCCTGGTTCGCGCCGGGACGTTGGGTGGACGTGGCCGACCCTTGGCTGGGGCCCGATACCCATGGTTGCAGCACGGTGCCTGGGGTCAGGCCGGGCAAGTCGGTGGAAATGGATGTCGAGACCATGAAGCTGGCCTTGCGCATCATCTTTGGCGAGGACGAAGGCAAGCTGGCCGGGTTCATGCGCCAGGTGCCGAAGCGGCCGTGGTATGCGCGGCATCTTTCATTGAAAGGGTTGCTGGCCTAG